The following coding sequences lie in one Aspergillus luchuensis IFO 4308 DNA, chromosome 8, nearly complete sequence genomic window:
- a CDS encoding uncharacterized protein (COG:S;~EggNog:ENOG410PUEP), protein MRYEDWDVILFPESSKVPIQEFKTQCFVTKDKDSPYLHSPGLVSPATCPLPQSNEGQLPVLTTFVPSLRHNTPFRVSVHSWQKPTPSRLMESLLQPDDAVLFEVRVFIDGLCVS, encoded by the exons ATGCGGTACGAAGACTGGGACGTGATTCTCTTCCCCGAATCGTCCAAGGTGCCCATTCAGGAGTTCAAGACCCAATGTTTCGTCACCAAGGATAAGG ATTCACCCTACTTGCATAGTCCCGGTCTTGTTAGTCCGGCTACTTGTCCTCTGCCACAGAGCAATGAGGGCCAGTTGCCAGTTCTCACTACTTTCGTCCCAAGTTTGCGTCACAACACCCCATTCCGTGTGTCCGTTCATAGCTGGCAGAAGCCCACACCCAGTCGGTTGATGGAAAGCCTCTTGCAGCCAGATGATGCAGTGCTTTTCGAGGTGCGGGTCTTTATTGATGGCCTGTGTGTCTCGTAG
- a CDS encoding RNA-binding protein (COG:A;~EggNog:ENOG410PJ0H;~InterPro:IPR000504,IPR012677,IPR035979;~PFAM:PF00076;~go_function: GO:0003676 - nucleic acid binding [Evidence IEA]): MSNMSFQNFDSFQNQHPAADAAAAAPGAPATADTAMTGQADPTTAPFQGPAPGEPSAAPVPQQANEGKTTLWMGELEPWIDENFVRNLWFQMGEQVNVKMIRDKFSGSNAGYCFVDFASPAAAAKALSLNGTPMPNTNRLFKLNWATGGGLADRSRDDRGPEYSIFVGDLGPEVNEYVLVSLFQSRFPSCKSAKIMTDPISGMSRGYGFVRFSDENDQQRALSEMQGVYCGNRPMRISTATPKNKGPSLGAAGAMGMPGPAGMYPPMGAPPMGFYGAPQPMNQFTDPNNTTVFVGGLSGYVTEDELRSFFQGFGEITYVKIPPGKGCGFVQFVQRHAAEMAINQMQGYPIGNSRVRLSWGRSQNNSGPAGSPYRPAPPPPPMYPSMGMPPAHGYGGFAPMKVGSP; encoded by the exons ATGTCAAACATGTCTTTCCAGAACTTTGATTCTTTCCAAAACCAGCACCCTGCTGCTgacgccgccgctgccgctccTGGCGCTCCTGCTACCGCGGACACCGCCATGACTGGCCAGGCTGACCCTACTACCGCCCCCTTCCAGGGTCCTGCTCCCGGGGAGCCCTCTGCTGCCCCTGTTCCCCAGCAGGCCAACGAGGGAAAGACTACCCTCTG GATGGGTGAGCTTGAGCCCTGGATCGATGAGAACTTCGTTCGCAACCTCTGGTTCCAGATGGGTGAGCAGGTCAACGTTAAGATGATCCGCGACAAGTTTTCTGG GAGCAACGCCGGTTACTGCTTCGTCGACTTTGCGTCccctgccgccgccgccaaggCTCTGTCCCTGAACGGTACCCCCATGCCCAACACCAACCGTCTGTTCAAGCTCAACTGGGCTACCGGTGGTGGTCTTGCCGACCGCAG CCGTGATGACCGTGGCCCTGAGTACTCGATCTTCGTTGGTGACTTGGGCCCCGAGGTCAACGAGTACGTCCTCGTTTCTCTCTTCCAGAGCCGCTTCCCGTCTTGCAAGTCCGCCAAGATCATGACCGACCCCATCAGCGGCATGTCTCGTGGCTACGGCTTCGTCCGCTTCTCCGATGAGAACGACCAGCAGCGTGCTCTGAGCGAGATGCAGGGTGTCTACTGTGGCAACCGTCCCATGCGCATCTCTACTGCTACTCCCAAGAACAAGGGCCCCAGCCTTGGTGCTGCCGGTGCTATGGGCATGCCCGGCCCCGCGGGCATGTACCCTCCCATGGGCGCTCCCCCCATGGGCTTCTACGGTGCTCCCCAGCCCATGAACCAGTTCACCgaccccaacaacaccaccgtTTTCGTTGGCGGCCTGTCTGGCTACGTCACTGAGGATGAGCTCCGCTCCTTCTTCCAGGGCTTCGGTGAAATCACCTACGTCAAGATCCCCCCTGGAAAGGGCTGCGGTTTCGTCCAGTTCGTCCAGCGCCATGCTGCTGAGATGGCCATCAACCAGATGCAGGGATACCCTATTGGAAACTCCCGTGTGCGTCTGAGCTGGGGTCGCTCTCAGAACAACTCTGGCCCTGCCGGCAGCCCCTACCGTCctgctccccctccgcctcccaTGTACCCCTCCATGGGCATGCCCCCCGCTCACGGATACGGCGGCTTCGCGCCTATGAAGGTCGGTTCCCCTTGA
- the RRP7 gene encoding putative ribosomal small subunit assembly protein (BUSCO:EOG092655SO;~COG:A;~EggNog:ENOG410PMUH;~InterPro:IPR024326,IPR040447,IPR040446,IPR012677;~PFAM:PF12923,PF17799) encodes MKADLEIAGFSILPLHFPATPAYPKPATHYLYLRAHEPRIPDADTPRSMFIVNIPVDTTETHLRHLFGTQLSAGRIERVEFEAVPTKRKGMQATPQGNIASSKKRKRVTADELQAQLDDVDLPATWDRQLQKSGSHAIVVFADKPSMEASLKAARKAAKKGTEIVWGEGVEGDRVPSLGLQRYITHEQLRYPDRAELLRTVNDYMTVFTQVAEVRKREEARRAQEPDEDGFITVTSGPKLAEAAHEDEARQLVEKQKEKSKGLEDFYRFQSREKRKEKQIQLLKKFDDDRRKLADMKKRKGKIAPE; translated from the exons ATGAAGGCAGATCTCGAGATCGCAGGATTTTCAATCCTGCCCCTACACTTCCCCGCAACCCCAGCATATCCCAAACCAGCAACACACTACCTCTACCTCCGCGCCCATGAGCCTCGCATCCCAGACGCCGACACTCCCCGCTCGATGTTCATCGTGAACATTCCCGTCGACACGACCGAAACCCACCTGCGCCACCTCTTCGGCACCCAGCTCTCCGCAGGCCGCATAGAGCGCGTGGAATTCGAAGCCGTCCCGACCAAAAGGAAGGGCATGCAAGCCACCCCGCAAGGCAACATcgccagcagcaagaaacGCAAGCGTGTCACCGCCGACGAACTCCAAGCACAGCTGGACGATGTCGACCTCCCCGCTACCTGGGACCGCCAGCTCCAGAAGAGCGGGTCGCACGCGatcgtcgtcttcgccgACAAGCCCAGCATGGAGGCGAGTTTGAAAGCGGCGCGCAAGGCCGCGAAGAAGGGCACGGAGATTGTCTGGGGcgagggtgttgagggcgATCGGGTACCTTCTCTGGGACTGCAGAGGTACATCACCCATGAGCAGTTGAGGTATCCGGATCGGGCGGAGTTGCTGCGCACCGTCAATGATTATATGACGGTGTTTACGCAGGTCGCGGAGGtcaggaagagggaggaggcgcGCAGGGCGCAGGAACCCGACGAGGATGGATTCATTACTGTTACGTCTGGACCGAAGTTGGCGGAGGCGGCTCATGAGGATGAGGCTAGGCAGTTggttgagaagcagaaggagaagtctAAGGGACTGGAAGACTTCTATCGGTTCCAGTCTCgtgagaagagaaaggagaagcagatccAGCTGCTTAAGAagtttgatgatgataggaggaagttggcggatatgaagaagcggaaggggAAGATTGCA CCTGAGTGA
- a CDS encoding general transcription factor IIH subunit TFB6 family (COG:S;~EggNog:ENOG410PNKW;~InterPro:IPR031349;~PFAM:PF17110) yields MTSTTPNTEGERGGGGGFLPPTLPSPAPSTPRPSTPSLLPKPRTHPLRAGSAKEATVINHIDTTLLRISRRHAKKFSSAYYKPNDDDDDDDDDDDAGFNSNNATGYSPESFEARRGGNDGGEGDVQGYESFKEVARELEGLVDVLWVSGTPSLQIPYLISLAIQVNSYLPEYPFSAAPTFRLLRKLDEVFAELLGGGSGNGEKKSVVSMTEKVRIKSIAESCRVLVVEKREKEIEDANGAEDDDYDEDEDEEFEDVYGDANKLEDYMPVPGKWEMETAKVYERTIQLLGDELGNVGEFCDEDLAAGDGGVCDTGDFVVELEDDDD; encoded by the exons ATGACATCCACAACACCCAACaccgaaggagaaagaggaggaggaggaggcttCCTCCCACCGACCCTCCCATCCcccgccccctccaccccacgACCAAGCAcgccctccctcctcccaaaacCGCGAACGCATCCTCTGCGCGCAGGGTCCGCCAAAGAAGCAACAGTGATTAATCACATCGATACGACGTTACTGAGGATTTCGCGCCGGCACGCAAAGAAATTCAGTAGTGCTTATTATAAGcctaatgatgatgatgatgatgatgatgatgatgatgatgctggattCAACTCTAATAATGCGACGGGTTATTCCCCGGAGTCGTTCGAAGCtcggaggggagggaatgatggaggagaaggagatgtgCAGGGCTATGAAAGCTTCAAGGAAGTAGCGAGGGAATTGGAGGGTTTGGTGGATGTGCTTTGGGTTAGTGGGACGC CATCCCTCCAAATCCcctacctcatctccctAGCCATCCAGGTCAACTCCTACCTGCCCGAGTATCCCTTCTCAGCGGCGCCTACGTTCCGCTTACTGCGGAAGTTGGATGAGGTGTTTGCGGAGCTTTtaggtggtggtagtggtaacggggagaaaaagagtgTGGTGTCCATGACGGAGAAGGTCCGGATTAAGAGTATTGCGGAGTCGTGTCGGGTGTTGGTTgttgagaagagagagaaggaaattGAGGATGCTAATGGggcagaggatgatgattatgatgaggatgaggatgaagagttCGAGGATGTCTATGGGGATGCGAATAAATTGGAGGATTATATGCCTGTTCCTGGGAagtgggagatggagacggcGAAGGTTTATGAGAGGACGATTCAGTTGTTGGGCGATGAGTTGGGGAATGTCGGTGAGTTTTGTGATGAGGATTTGGCCGcgggggatggaggggtttgTGATACGGGAGATTTtgtggtggagttggaggatgatgatgattga